The following is a genomic window from Hyphomicrobiales bacterium.
ATCGCGCACGATGTTCGAGGCGGTGAAGAAACCCGTCATCTTCACTTTGGGGTCAAAGGGAGAGCTCGATGAGGCCACCAGCCGCTCGGCTTTGGGCAAGAGCGAGAAATTGAGGTCCTTTGCGTCCGCGCTGACCGTCACGATCGAGGAATACCAGCAGGGCGACTGGGCCCCGGGACCGTCGCAGACGCCCGCATGCCGCTTGCCCATGAATTCCTGACTGCCAAGCCCGATAACCCTGCCCTCGCCCACCGGAAGCAGCGCCTGGATCCAGTAGCGATCGTCGAAATCGGCGGGATTGGGTGATTCGGCGGCGCGGGATGAGATCGCGCAATTGGGCTTCACGCTGTCGAGGCGAGCCCCTTCCATGAACCAGTTGGTCAGGTGACCACCGATCAGGACCACGGAGCCGTCAGCGCGCCGCAGCGCGCGGGCCGGACTGTCCGGAATGCTGTTCGAACGGCATTTTTCCGCGGCATAGTCATAGACTGTCTCTGCCTTCGGAGAGAGTTCAAGGCGGATAGTATCCTGCGCCTTTGCTGCGGCACTTCCCCCCAAGAAGAGCACGCAACACAGAGTCATTCGCACAAATGTCATTACTCATTCCGCAAACGGGGATGGGGATAGTGGCGGAGATCCTATCTATTCACGGGTTCGATGTTAAAAACATGTCAGGCGACACATCGGGCCATTTTTTTTCGCATCCGGCAACCCCAGATAGCCAACAGCCCGACAATCATCTCTGGATAGCGCGCGTCGTGACGTCCGGAATCGGGCGCTGAAGGCTCTGCCGCGAGGTGGGATGACGCTGCCCCAAGCTTAGGCTACAGCCACCAAGACCGACACAAAGATCTGAGAGGGGGAGCCGCCTTGTGGTGTGGAAACCGGCGGCTTGGAACACCATCAAACTCTGAAAGCCTCTTGAGGCTTTTGTTTTGATGGTGGGCGCACAAGGGCTCGAACCTTGGACCCGCTGATTAAGAGTCAGCTGCTCTACCAACTGAGCTATGCGCCCGCCGCGACACTCACTGAGCGCCGAAGACGAGCGCTTGTTACCAAAGAGCCTTACCCCTGTCCAGCACTACAAACACATTTTGCCAGCTTTTCGTGAGGGGATGGCGCGCGATGGGCGGCGATCTGGCGTTAATGCATTGATGAATAAGGAAAATTTTGACACATGGAACAATGCGCCGTCCGCTCTTTGGCGGGCGCCATACCTGTTGAAAAGCCGCCCCGGGGCTTCTGCCCCGGGGCGGCTTGAGATGTCAGCGAAGAAAGTGACTCGCGGCGTCATGCGCGAGCTGCGTCGCGTTATACGCTCCGGCTACTCGGCGGCCTGCGCGTGCAGGCGCTCGCCGCGCGCCAGAAGCTTGTTCAGGGCCGACAGATAGGCCCGGGCCGAGGCGACGAGCGTGTCGGGATCGGAGCCACGCCCCGTTACGGGGCTGCCCTTGGCGTCGAGACGCACCGATACTTCCGCCTGCGCGTCGGTGCCTTCGGTGACGGCATGCACCTGGTAGAGCTCGAGCTTGGCATCATGCGGCACCAGCGCCTTGATGGCGTTGAAGGTGGCATCCACGGGCCCGTTGCCCTCCGCCTCCTCGGTGCGCACCTCTCCGCCGATGTCGAGCTTCATGGTGGCCCGCTGCGGCCCGCGTGTCCCGGCGATGATCGAGAGCGACACCAGCTTGACGCGGTCATGCGCCGTCAGGATGCCTTGATCGACCAGGGCCTCAATGTCCTCGTCATAGACATCCTTCTTGCGGTCGGCGAGGTCCTTGAAGCGGCGGAAGGCGTCCTCCAGGGCATTGTCGCCCAGCTCGTAGCCCAAGGCCTTCAGCTTGTCGCGGAAGGCATGGCGGCCGGAATGCTTGCCCATGACCAGCGAGGTCTTCGACACACCGACCGATTCGGGCGTCATGATCTCGTAGGTTGAGGATTCCTTGAGCATGCCGTCCTGATGGATGCCGCTCTCATGGGCAAATGCGTTCCGGCCGACGATGGCCTTGTTGTATTGCACCGGGAAGGAGGTCACGGCCGACACGAGCTTGGAGGCCCGCGTCAGCATGGTGGTATCCACCCCGACCGTATAGGGCAGCACGTCGCCGCGGGTCTTGATCGCCATCACGATCTCTTCGAGCGCGGCATTGCCGGCGCGCTCGCCGAGCCCGTTGATGGTGCATTCCACCTGGCGTGCGCCGCCTTCGACGCCGGCCAGCGAATTGGCGACGGCGAGGCCCAAGTCGTCGTGGCAATGCACGGAGAATACCACCTTGTCCGCATTGGCGACCGTCTCGCGGACAGTGCGGAACATGGCGCGGTATTCATCCGGCGTGGCGTAGCCGACCGTGTCGGGCAGGTTGATGGTTGTGGCGCCGGCCTTGATAGCCGCGTCCACGCAGCGCAGGAGATAGGCGATCGGGGTGCGCGTGGCATCCATAGCCGACCACTCGACATTGTCGACGAGGTTGCGCGCCTGGGTCACCGTCGCAGTGATGATCTCAAGCACCTCCTCCTCGCTCTTGCGCATCTGGTGCGCCAGATGGATCGGCGAGGTTGACACGAAGGTGTGGATGCGTGGCTGCCGGGCATGGCGCACGGCCTCACCGGCCCGGGCGATATCGCCGGGAATGGCGCGCGCCAGGCCCGCGACGACGGCGTTCTTCGTTCGCTTGGCAACTTCCACGACGGATTCGAAATCGCCGATCGAGGCGATGGGGAAGCCCGCCTCGATGATATCGACGCCCATCGTGTCGAGTATTTCGGCGACCTCTAGCTTTTCCTCGGGCGTCATCGAGGCGCCAGGGCACTGTTCGCCGTCACGCAGGGTGGTATCGAAGATAACGACGCGGTCCTTGGCGGACGCGGATACCGGAGAGTTCATTGTGTTCGTCCTTGAGCTTGAGGAGCGCTTCTCACAGGGGCGGCGCTCAATCGCGGTAGCCGTCACATCCCCTGAAGGCCCAGGCAAAGCCCGGCCGGCCCTCAGGGGCGGCTAAGGAGAAGGCCAATAAGGCTCAGGCGCGAAGACAGCTCAAGACGCGCGTCGAGAGCGACTGCGGACATGTCCGCGGTCCCCTGCGCAATCTCTGAAGCTATCGCAGTCACCGAACCTCAATCCCTTTTCAACGCAGCCGCGGACACCCGCGTCAACGACGATCGCTCAAATGGTTGTAACCGAGACGAATAGGCGCTGACAAGTCATCAATCATACGGTTGACCCGGCCATGACAAATGAAAAAGCTGGCAGCACGATGGAATCAGACCCCGGGGATACCGATGTTGAGCCGTTTGACCTTCGCCGTGCCACTCCTGCTGGGCCTGGCCGCCTGCAACACGACCGCGCAGACCCCTCCCCCCGCCCAAGCCTATGCGGCCCCCTCGAACGGGGTACTCGCCGCGCCGCTTGACAGCGCGAGCCTCGGGAGCCGGAGCTGCGGCGCGCCGATCCTCGGCTTCCGCCGCATCATCGACAGCGACGTCCAGGTCGGCCACCTCAGCCCGTCCGTCTACAAATCCATGATCCCGGACGTCAACCGCGCCGCTAGCGCCTGCGCCCAGGGCAACGACGGTCAGGCGCTCGCCATCCTTGCCGCCGTCAAGTCGCGGAACGGTTATCCGTAGGGCCTGGCAAAAAGACCTGCCTCATGCCAGCACATGCTTGAGATAGCACTGCAGAAAGGCAGGCATGGTCGCGGGATCGATATCCCCTGCCGTGCGCACGAGCCTGACACCCGCAAGTTCAGGCTCGGCCTCAGCCGCGAGAAAGCCTTCGATCCGGCCGACGAGCCTGTCGGCCGGAAGCTCCGACTGGACAGGGCGCATCAGGGCCAGCCGTGACCCGTCGAGGACAGCCGTCCAACCCTCGCCGATCGTTACATCGTCGGCGCCGAGCCCTGTTTCCTCGGCCAACTCCCGCCCGACACTCCCCAGGAGGTCCACCCGGCCGTCCGGCAGCACGTCGGCGAGATCAGGCGTGCCCGCCGGAAAATAGGCCTTCCCGGCGTTGGCGGTATGCTCGCCCATGACCCCGAGAACGAAAGCGCCATCGGCCGAACGCAGCGCCGCCATGCCGAAGCAATTGCCCGTGCCCGGCGCGGGCACGCCAAAATCCCGCATGGCGAGGAAGCTTGCGTAGTCGGTCGCGATGTAGCGACCGGTCAACTTGCGGTCGGCGATCCGGCTCTCGCTCATCACGAGCACCTGCCCGTTGTAGAGCGCCGGCTTCTCGGCCTTCAGGCGCAGCCAGTTGGCGTCGATGCGCGCACGGTTCTCGACGGCCCACGGCCACTCTCCGGCGGCCAGATGCATCTCGACATCATCGAGCCGGACGATCGTTGCATCCGGACGGCGCGTGGTCATCGTCATGCAAACAGCCTGCCTTCGCTGACGAGCACGGCCTTGCCACCGATGGTCGCCTTCGCCAGGGCCCCGTCCACGACCGTCAGCGTCAGGACGATCTGCGACGGCCGCCCCATCGCATAGCCCTGTTCCACGACGATCCTGTGTTCGCCATCACCGAGCGCCTCATGGTCCATGATGGCCCCGGCAAAGGCGGCCACCGCCGACCCGGTCGCCGGATCCTCACCGATACCAAGGCTCGGCGCGAACATGCGCGCATAGAAGCGATGCGCGGGATCGACCGGTTCGCTGCAATAAATGAAGGCGCTGCCACGCTTCACCTGTCCGAAGGCGGCGTCCCAGTCGACTTTCATGCTTACGGCACGGTCGACCGCAGCGCGGCTCGCGACCGGCACCAGCGCGAAGGGAGAGCCGGCGGAATATTGCGCGGGCACGTGACGCGCGAAACCGATGTCAGTCGCCGCCAATCCCAGCGCAGCGGCGATGATCGACGCTTCCGGCAGCGCGCCCACGCGTTCCGGGAGCCGCGGCAGGGTGAAGGTCGCCTCCCCTACCCCATCGCCGGCGATCACGACTTCACAGGGCACGATCCCCACGCGCTCCTCGACAGTGAAGGCTCCCGCCGGCGCACCATCCAGCAAGCCCAGAAGGACCGCCGTACCGACCGTCGGATGCCCGGCGAAGGGCAGCTCCTGCGTCGGCGTGAAAATGCGCAGCCGCGCGCGATGCGCGATATCCTCCGGCGGGAGGACGAAGACGGTTTCCGACAGGTTGAACTCGGCGGCGATCTTCTGCATCGCCACGTCATCCAGCCGGTCGGCGTCGAGCACGACGGCGAGCGGATTGCCCGCAAGCGCGCTGCCCGTGAACACGTCGAGCGTGTGGAAGCGGCGACTGGGGCGGGTTGAGAGCATTGTCATCACACCAACTCCGCTGGGAAACGCTGGCTGGGGCTCACGAATTCGTCCTGAGCCGCGACGAGCAGAATTTCACGCGAGCCAGCCTCGGCGGTGCGCTTCAGCAATCCGTGGATCGACGAGGCCGCCTCCGTCAACGCTGTGGCCGCGCTGCCCGTCCGGAGGTAGTGAACGAAGAACAGGGCTGCGATCGCATCGCCGGCGCCGTTGATGCTGAGATCAAGGCGCGGCGTGCGCACGCGCCACAGGGACGTGCCGTCCGATGCGAGGAGGTCCAGTGCATCATCGGGCATATCCGAGATCTCGAGGGACGTCGCCATGATGACGCGCGGGCCCAGCGCATGCACGGCCGCAATGGCGCGCCTGGCATCGGCCAGGTCAGCAATCTCATGCCCCGCCAGAAGCGCGAGCTCGAACTGGTTCGGAGTCACCACGTCGGCGGCGGGAACGGCCTGGTCGCGCATGAATTCGGCGATACCCGGCCGCACGAAGATGCCGCGTCCGACATCCCCGATAACCGGGTCGCAGCAATAGAGCGCGCGGCTGTTGGCGGCGCGCACCCTCGCCACCGTCGACAGGATGGCATTGCCGATATCGACGGCGCCCATGTAACCCGAAAGCACACCATCGCAGCGCGGCAGCACACCGCGCTCCGCTATGCCCTCAACCAGTTCCTCGATCGCCGGGCCATCGAACACCCGGCCTTTCCAGGCACCGTAGCCCGTATGATTGGAAAACTGCACGGTATGGATCGGCCATACCTCAACGCCGAGTCGCTGCATGGGAAACACGGCTGCGGCATTGCCAACATGGCCATAGGCGACATGGGACTGGATCGAGAGAATATTCATGGGGACGTCCGTTCGATCAGGTGATCGGTGTACTCCAATCATATCCTCTCGGATACCCGAAAGCGAAAGCTTGGCTTAAGTGCTCACGCCTTCGTTCCTCCCGGTAAGGGCTGCCCGGGATCAGTAGGCCCGGCACGAATTTCCGTACCACTTGCCCGACGTGACATCGAGCCCCGCGCCCGGGCTCGCCGCATTGCAGACGGGGAAGCTCGCGTTCCCGGCGCGCATGAAGCTCATCTGCTTGTTCTGAGACTTGAGCGCATCCGCCTGGGCGGCGCGACGGTTGTTCTCGCGGATGATTTCATTCGTCCGGCGACGGTCTTCCGCCTCGCGGTCTTCAGCGCGTCCCCACTGCTCCATCATGCAGTTGGCGAAGCCATCGGTATCAGGCTCGAAACCGAATTCGGTGCATTGCTGGCGGTGCCGCTCCTTGAGCGCCTCCGGGTTGGACGTCGTCGAGACGCAGCCGACGAGCATGAGAGATCCGAGCACCAGGCCGGTCAACACAACTGGACGCATAGAGCACCTTCCGCAAAAACGCCCTCCAGGGCGGACGGGGCCGCCCGTAGCACACATCCATTGCGAAATCCTATCAGTGCTTCCAAACCCTTGTCGGGCATGCCGTTGCCGGATATCCAGCCAGACTTTGCAGATACGCGTTGTCCGTGCACGCCCGTCGTGAGAGCGTTGCGGCTACTTCTGCCCGTTCGCTGCCTGTTGCGCCTGGATCAGGCTTCGCAGCCACAGCTTCCTTTCATCATGCAGTGCACGGGCCTGCTCCATCTCTTTGAACTGGTTGTCCATCCTCAAGCTGCTGACTTCACTCTGCAGACCGAACAACTCAGCATCATGCGCTCGCTCGTGGGCAACGCGATCTTCAGCATCCTGACGCTGCATCATGCAATTGGCGAACGTATCCGTCTTGGGGCGGAAGCCGAATTCGTTGCACTGCGATCGATGGCGCGCCTGGATTTCTTCCTTGCTTTCCGAAACGCCGGCACAACCCGCAACCATCAATGTACCCGTGATCAAACCTGCTAAAACAATGAAACGCATATAATATCTCAATGGTAATATACCCTGTTGAAGGGCAGATAGGGCATAACATCCGGGGTGCCATCGGCCCGATGACGGCTCCAAAATCCCGATAGGCCGAATGCCGGTCTGTCGGGGCTCGTGGAAGCCGAGACGTCCTGACCGTCGATCAAGCCGAGCGGCCGAAACACGGGGAGAGTAGACCGCCCTGATGGTGGGCCTTCACGGTTGCTGCCGACGGCAGTTCGCACTGCGCCGCAGCTACCACGAGCGGCAGTTCTAGTATTTGTCGCCGAAATATTTCTGTATGAGTTTTTTGCGCCGTTCCCGTTTTTCCTGTTCCTCTTGATGCCGTCGTCGCATCTTTTCCTGGATAGCGGTGCTGCCCGTCGTTGCCATACGACGCTGGCTTTCAAGAGATTCCTCTACGGTCCCGCCCAATTTGTCCACACAAGCGTCATCAGCGAAGCCTTTACGGCTGCATATATACTCTGCCGCCAATCGTGACTCGAAGTTCCCTCTGCTGATTTCGTGTTCGTCGCTGTCTCTCTCATCCGAGACACAGCCTGTTAGCGCCAACGAAGCAACCGCAACACACCGTAAAAGCACTATTTGTCACCCTCAACATACAAAAAATCGAGCCAGCGACCGCCAGCCCAGTTGCGCAAGCTAGGGGGCGATGACGCCTAGCATCGTGGCAAAATAAACATTTTTGATACCATTCCGCGCTGAGGCGCCGCTCTGCGAGTGAACTCGCGGTCGGAGCGAGAGACGACGAGTTCAACCGGAGCTGGGCGACACACCCCACAGGCAAAAGAGGAATGTGGGGCCCGCCAGCCATCTCATTCCACTGTGGGCGTGTCCGATAGAGACACCATCCAGGCTTGACCATCAACACGTCTGACCGCCATAGCTGCGGGATGAATTTCGCCAGCCTGCTGACCGACGTGACCAGCTTCATCCAAGCCCATTCCGCCTGGGCACCAGCGCTGGCCTTCGGCCTCGCCTTCGGCGAATCCATCGTCATCGTCTCCCTGTTCGTGCCGGGCTCGGTGGTGCTGCTCGCCATCGGCGCGCTCATCGGCGCCGGCGGCATTGAACTCTGGCCTTCGTGGCTCGCGGCGGCCGCCGGAGGCACGCTCGGCAATCTCATTTCGTTCTGGTTCGGCCGCCACTATGGCGAGCGCGCCCTGACGATGTGGCCCTTCAATCGCTATCCCGAGACCATGGCGGCAGGTCAGCGCTTCTTCGAGCGCTGGGGATCATGGACGGTTTTTCTGACCCGCTTCTCAGGACCTCTACATGGCGTCGGCGCCCTTGTCGCCGGCATGTTCGGCACGCCGGCGCTGCTGTTCCACATGGCCAACGTGGCATCGGCCATGCTGTGGGCTTTCCTGGTTCTGGCGCCGGCGGCGGCCACGCTGAGGGCTTTTCTGCCGGCGTGACGCCACAGCGCCGTGCCACATCGCGCTTGTCGTCGTCCCGACACCATCTCGTCATCACGGCTTAATGCGAGGTCGTCAGATCATTGCCCAGGCTCCCTAGCGACGGAGAAAAGGCATGACTGACGAACGCGATGTTGAGACGATCTATTCCCTTTCAGAGTTTATCGCCGAGCTGCGCCGCCTTGCTGACGCACTTGAGGCGGGTGAGACCTTCACAGTCGACGTTGACGGCGAAGAGGTTTCCATTCCCGCCGATGCCATGTTCTCGATCGAATACGAGCAGGAGGATGGCCGCGCGGAAATCGAGTTCCAGGTGAGCTGGGACATCGACGAGACCGACGAAGATGAAGACGGCGAGGACGACGAAGAGGCTGAGGACGACGAAGAGGAAACCAGCCGGGCCGGCGCCTGAAAGCCGATCTACGAGCGAACCGACACGGATGGAAACATCCGATTCCATGCGTGTCACTGAATTTGCTCGTCTATTCCCAAGCAGAGCAAATCCGCAACGCACGGACTTGCTCTAGCTTGGGCTGGCCGTCGACACGGCCATCTTCAACTGAATGGCGGCCGCTGCGTAGCCGCCATCCGCCCCGTCGACAAAATGCACGTGATTGTCGCTCATCGCCGACGGCACGAGGCAGGTCATGAGTGCTGCGTCCTGACGGTGGGTGCCGACCAGGGCAATGCCGCGAGCGGCTGCATCGGCAAGGTAACGCTCGATGGCCTCAGCCTCATCGAGGGTGCAGTCGATGGTCATGCGCAGGCCATCGTCATACTTGCGGAAGTCCGTATTCTCACCGATTTCACGCAGATAGCGCGCGGAATCGAAATTGCCGATGCGCTGTCGGTTCAAAGCGATCGCGCTGCCCATCGCCTTTAGCCGTGCGAGGACGCGCCGGAGAACGAGCGGCCCTCCGTGGCGCTTCATGGCGAGAGCCTCGAGCTCGGCGCCGGAGCGCGACCAGCCGCGCGCCGGGATGGGGGTTGGCCGGCCAGCAGAGCTCGCAAGACGCAGCACATCCTCGACCACCTTCCGGAAGGCCTCAGTCGGCTTGTCCGCGACCGGCGTCACGATGACCGAAAGAATGGTGCCGCGCTCGGCAGGGATCTCCGCCCAGCGGCAAGAGAGCCCTGTCAGATCCGGTGGTTCGTCGGTGCGCGGCGCGATGGCAAATTCGCCCGCTTTCATCGCCGCCACGGCCCAGGCCAAGCCCCCACCGGAGAACATCGCGTAGTTCACATGCGGCGAGGCCGCAAAACGCGCCACGCGGAGGTCGAGGCCGGCTGCACGGACAGT
Proteins encoded in this region:
- a CDS encoding hypothetical protein (Evidence 5 : Unknown function), which codes for MYSNHILSDTRKRKLGLSAHAFVPPGKGCPGSVGPARISVPLARRDIEPRARARRIADGEARVPGAHEAHLLVLRLERIRLGGATVVLADDFIRPATVFRLAVFSASPLLHHAVGEAIGIRLETEFGALLAVPLLERLRVGRRRDAADEHERSEHQAGQHNWTHRAPSAKTPSRADGAARSTHPLRNPISASKPLSGMPLPDIQPDFADTRCPCTPVVRALRLLLPVRCLLRLDQASQPQLPFIMQCTGLLHLFELVVHPQAADFTLQTEQLSIMRSLVGNAIFSILTLHHAIGERIRLGAEAEFVALRSMARLDFFLAFRNAGTTRNHQCTRDQTC
- a CDS encoding Amphi-Trp domain-containing protein — encoded protein: MTDERDVETIYSLSEFIAELRRLADALEAGETFTVDVDGEEVSIPADAMFSIEYEQEDGRAEIEFQVSWDIDETDEDEDGEDDEEAEDDEEETSRAGA
- a CDS encoding conserved hypothetical protein (Evidence 4 : Unknown function but conserved in other organisms), with protein sequence MRPVVLTGLVLGSLMLVGCVSTTSNPEALKERHRQQCTEFGFEPDTDGFANCMMEQWGRAEDREAEDRRRTNEIIRENNRRAAQADALKSQNKQMSFMRAGNASFPVCNAASPGAGLDVTSGKWYGNSCRAY
- the leuA gene encoding 2-isopropylmalate synthase, which gives rise to MNSPVSASAKDRVVIFDTTLRDGEQCPGASMTPEEKLEVAEILDTMGVDIIEAGFPIASIGDFESVVEVAKRTKNAVVAGLARAIPGDIARAGEAVRHARQPRIHTFVSTSPIHLAHQMRKSEEEVLEIITATVTQARNLVDNVEWSAMDATRTPIAYLLRCVDAAIKAGATTINLPDTVGYATPDEYRAMFRTVRETVANADKVVFSVHCHDDLGLAVANSLAGVEGGARQVECTINGLGERAGNAALEEIVMAIKTRGDVLPYTVGVDTTMLTRASKLVSAVTSFPVQYNKAIVGRNAFAHESGIHQDGMLKESSTYEIMTPESVGVSKTSLVMGKHSGRHAFRDKLKALGYELGDNALEDAFRRFKDLADRKKDVYDEDIEALVDQGILTAHDRVKLVSLSIIAGTRGPQRATMKLDIGGEVRTEEAEGNGPVDATFNAIKALVPHDAKLELYQVHAVTEGTDAQAEVSVRLDAKGSPVTGRGSDPDTLVASARAYLSALNKLLARGERLHAQAAE
- a CDS encoding hypothetical protein (Evidence 5 : Unknown function); its protein translation is MLPTAVRTAPQLPRAAVLVFVAEIFLYEFFAPFPFFLFLLMPSSHLFLDSGAARRCHTTLAFKRFLYGPAQFVHTSVISEAFTAAYILCRQS
- the pdxY gene encoding Pyridoxal kinase PdxY, translating into MNILSIQSHVAYGHVGNAAAVFPMQRLGVEVWPIHTVQFSNHTGYGAWKGRVFDGPAIEELVEGIAERGVLPRCDGVLSGYMGAVDIGNAILSTVARVRAANSRALYCCDPVIGDVGRGIFVRPGIAEFMRDQAVPAADVVTPNQFELALLAGHEIADLADARRAIAAVHALGPRVIMATSLEISDMPDDALDLLASDGTSLWRVRTPRLDLSINGAGDAIAALFFVHYLRTGSAATALTEAASSIHGLLKRTAEAGSREILLVAAQDEFVSPSQRFPAELV
- a CDS encoding conserved exported hypothetical protein (Evidence 4 : Unknown function but conserved in other organisms), translating into MLSRLTFAVPLLLGLAACNTTAQTPPPAQAYAAPSNGVLAAPLDSASLGSRSCGAPILGFRRIIDSDVQVGHLSPSVYKSMIPDVNRAASACAQGNDGQALAILAAVKSRNGYP
- a CDS encoding Membrane protein DedA with SNARE-associated domain, yielding MNFASLLTDVTSFIQAHSAWAPALAFGLAFGESIVIVSLFVPGSVVLLAIGALIGAGGIELWPSWLAAAAGGTLGNLISFWFGRHYGERALTMWPFNRYPETMAAGQRFFERWGSWTVFLTRFSGPLHGVGALVAGMFGTPALLFHMANVASAMLWAFLVLAPAAATLRAFLPA
- a CDS encoding hypothetical protein (Evidence 5 : Unknown function) — its product is MHGQRVSAKSGWISGNGMPDKGLEALIGFRNGCVLRAAPSALEGVFAEGALCVQLC
- a CDS encoding conserved hypothetical protein (Evidence 4 : Unknown function but conserved in other organisms), with amino-acid sequence MNAGDFYGSVPVFTRFADLLDESHYRPLPDDWVVGLSDVVSSTSAIAAGRYKAVNIAGAAVIAAVTNALGNMDFPYVFGGDGASFAVPSVQGAAARAALATSAGWVGSDLQLDLRVALVPVATVRAAGLDLRVARFAASPHVNYAMFSGGGLAWAVAAMKAGEFAIAPRTDEPPDLTGLSCRWAEIPAERGTILSVIVTPVADKPTEAFRKVVEDVLRLASSAGRPTPIPARGWSRSGAELEALAMKRHGGPLVLRRVLARLKAMGSAIALNRQRIGNFDSARYLREIGENTDFRKYDDGLRMTIDCTLDEAEAIERYLADAAARGIALVGTHRQDAALMTCLVPSAMSDNHVHFVDGADGGYAAAAIQLKMAVSTASPS
- a CDS encoding conserved hypothetical protein (Evidence 4 : Unknown function but conserved in other organisms), giving the protein MTMTTRRPDATIVRLDDVEMHLAAGEWPWAVENRARIDANWLRLKAEKPALYNGQVLVMSESRIADRKLTGRYIATDYASFLAMRDFGVPAPGTGNCFGMAALRSADGAFVLGVMGEHTANAGKAYFPAGTPDLADVLPDGRVDLLGSVGRELAEETGLGADDVTIGEGWTAVLDGSRLALMRPVQSELPADRLVGRIEGFLAAEAEPELAGVRLVRTAGDIDPATMPAFLQCYLKHVLA
- a CDS encoding Site-specific DNA-cytosine methylase gives rise to the protein MTFVRMTLCCVLFLGGSAAAKAQDTIRLELSPKAETVYDYAAEKCRSNSIPDSPARALRRADGSVVLIGGHLTNWFMEGARLDSVKPNCAISSRAAESPNPADFDDRYWIQALLPVGEGRVIGLGSQEFMGKRHAGVCDGPGAQSPCWYSSIVTVSADAKDLNFSLLPKAERLVASSSSPFDPKVKMTGFFTASNIVRDGQYLYFVGWTAGEAKPGPNGNCLFRSTVAEAAKGEWEVLSDGQFTRPPQAYRGDDGTTHCDNIGAGRQGKPPFGRIRSIVRLKSHDLWLATYNTGAPNPGVFYTTSKDLVHWSEPRMLADFKPFWQSKGACQDYFEYPSFIDPASDSDIFDTAGDAFYVYFTRLNWTDCKRGMNRDLVRFPVRVVAN
- a CDS encoding Trans-2,3-dihydro-3-hydroxyanthranilate isomerase, with product MTMLSTRPSRRFHTLDVFTGSALAGNPLAVVLDADRLDDVAMQKIAAEFNLSETVFVLPPEDIAHRARLRIFTPTQELPFAGHPTVGTAVLLGLLDGAPAGAFTVEERVGIVPCEVVIAGDGVGEATFTLPRLPERVGALPEASIIAAALGLAATDIGFARHVPAQYSAGSPFALVPVASRAAVDRAVSMKVDWDAAFGQVKRGSAFIYCSEPVDPAHRFYARMFAPSLGIGEDPATGSAVAAFAGAIMDHEALGDGEHRIVVEQGYAMGRPSQIVLTLTVVDGALAKATIGGKAVLVSEGRLFA